CCGGCTAACAACCATGCAAATTGGTCAATCTAATCAAGCCGGTATATTGAGGCAGGAGCATTTACTGTACGCTCGCCTCTGTATTAGGAGCAGCGCGTTATGAATGTTCGCAAAGGCTTTACGCTTATCGAGCTGTTGGTCGTTATCGCAATCATCGCGATCTTAGCCGCGATCCTCTTCCCAGTGTTTGCGCAGGCGCGCGAGAAAGCGCGCCAGACTTCGTGCACAAGCAATTCGAAGCAGCTTGGCACTGCGGCTATGATGTATCTTCAGGATTACGAAGACAACGGTCCTCTGGCCTATGGTCTTCGAGTTCCGGGCGCCCCGGCAGACATCTATCTGTACGGTCAATTGGCGCCGCACGACTGGCCCAATTCGCAAGGCTCTCAAGCCAATCATTTCCGCGGACTGTCTTCCTTAGTCTCGTGGGTCAATACGCTTCAGGCTTATACCAAGAACTGGGGCATTTACGGCTGTCCTTCGGCCAGCGAGATTAGGTCCGCGACGTTTACTTCCGATTATGCAGCGCCGCGGCGCCAGCCGGCGCCCGGAAGCTACACCTACAACGGTCTGCTGCACGACTATCCAATGGCTCGAGTAGCCATGTCCGCCGATCTGCCCATGTTTTTTGAGGGCAGGGGAAAGGCCTATACCCTTGGGATTGCCAACGCGAACCCTGTCTTGACCTGCAACCCGACTTCTGCATTGCCTTGCCGCTACTTTAGCTGCACCTATGGAGCTTCGGGCACGCCCTATCCGACTTCGGTCATGTTTACGCTCAACGGCACCGCCCACGTGCATAGCGGAGGCCAGATGTTCGTAATGGCCGATGGCCATGCCGCATGGCGAAAGATGGGGGCTCAAACGACGCCTCAAGATACCAACTATCGGGTTGACCCTTACACTGGGTACACCGCAGACGGCTTCCCCGCCTCTTACTGGTGGGACGGCTGCAACGCCTGGCTGTTCCGACCCGACTACGAGTTCAACATATGAGATAACGACAGCGCAAAGGGCGGCGGGCTGAGAAGTTCGCCGCCTGTTTGGAACTTTCTGCCTCCTTCGGGTAGTCTTTATCCTATGGATGGGGCCGAAAAGGAACTTTTCGCGGACCCTTGCGTAAAATGAACTTTTCGGTTATAATATCCATTGGCAGGAATCTTTGCCGTAAGGCAGAATCCTGACCTAAACCTTTCACAGGAGGTAGTACCATGAAAGTCCGAAAGGGCTTTACTCTGATCGAGCTGTTGGTTGTAATCGCGATCATCGCCATCCTGGCGGCCATTCTTTTCCCGGTCTTTGCACAGGCCCGGGAGAAGGCTCGCCAGACTGCTTGCTTGAGCAACAACAAGCAGATGGGCACCGCAGGCATGATGTATCTGCAGGACTACGACGAGTTGTTCCCCAATGCAATGGGGCTTCGAGTCCCCGGCGCGCCCGCCAATCCGTGGCAGTTTGCCATGCTGATCCCCCACGACTGGTCGACCAGTCAGGGTTCGCAGTCTGGCGCATTCAGAGGACTTGCCTCGCAAGTTACCTGGATGAACACTTTGCAGCCCTACGTAAAGAACTGGGGCGTGATGGACTGCCCGTCCTCG
This DNA window, taken from Armatimonadota bacterium, encodes the following:
- a CDS encoding prepilin-type N-terminal cleavage/methylation domain-containing protein, translated to MNVRKGFTLIELLVVIAIIAILAAILFPVFAQAREKARQTSCTSNSKQLGTAAMMYLQDYEDNGPLAYGLRVPGAPADIYLYGQLAPHDWPNSQGSQANHFRGLSSLVSWVNTLQAYTKNWGIYGCPSASEIRSATFTSDYAAPRRQPAPGSYTYNGLLHDYPMARVAMSADLPMFFEGRGKAYTLGIANANPVLTCNPTSALPCRYFSCTYGASGTPYPTSVMFTLNGTAHVHSGGQMFVMADGHAAWRKMGAQTTPQDTNYRVDPYTGYTADGFPASYWWDGCNAWLFRPDYEFNI